The DNA region TTACAGGGAGAACTTCACGGGCATAACGGCCGGGGAGAGGGCCTTAACGGCCAGAAAGCTTGCCCAAGGCTTATCTGTTGAGCACTTCAGGTATCCCGGCCATCTCCACCTTCTCGGGGGGATCGGCCTGAACAGGCGCCGCGGCCACACAGAAGGCTCGCTCGAGCTGATGGAGATCCTCGGCTTCAGGCGCTACGCCCTCATCATTGAAATACTCGACGAAAAGGGCGACTCCCACAACAGGGAATACGCGCTGAGGCTTGCTGAAAAGCACGATTTGCCCGTTGTAAACATCGACGACGTCTGGAAGGAGTTCGTAAAGAGGAAACAGCTGATCAGAGTCTACGCCAACGCCAGGTTTCCAACCAAGTACGGCGACTTCAGGATAATAGCCTTCGACAACGAGCTTGACTTCAAGGAGCACGTTGCGGTGGTCAAGGAACCCTACGGCGAGGCCCCGCTCGTCAGGGTTCACTCGAAGTGCCTCACCGGGGATACGCTCGCTTCACTCAAATGTGACTGCGGCAGCCAGCTGAGCAACGCGCTCAGGATGATAGCGCAAGAAGGAGGCATACTCCTCTACATGGACCAGGAGGGCAGGGGGATCGGCCTGAAGGATAAGATAAAGGCCTACGAGCTTCAGGATAAAGGTTTCGACACGGTCGAGGCCAACGAGGCTTTAGGCCATAGGGCCGACGAGAGGACATATGAGGCCGCGTTCCAGATGCTCCGCGCCCTCGGCGTCTCAAAGGTCAGGCTCATAACGAACAACCCCGCAAAAGCGAAGGCCCTCGCGGAGTTCGGGATAGAAGTTGTCGAGACTGTCCCCATTCCTCCAGAAGTGACGGAGCACAACAGGCTTTATTTAAAGGTAAAGGAAG from Thermococcus zilligii AN1 includes:
- a CDS encoding bifunctional 3,4-dihydroxy-2-butanone-4-phosphate synthase/GTP cyclohydrolase II, yielding MNWESVREKVLGGKPVVLIDDRREFEADLVYPAEIASPEVVNFMLSMKGLLCFTMDMDEALRRGFFPLPSKEGETNFLVPVDYRENFTGITAGERALTARKLAQGLSVEHFRYPGHLHLLGGIGLNRRRGHTEGSLELMEILGFRRYALIIEILDEKGDSHNREYALRLAEKHDLPVVNIDDVWKEFVKRKQLIRVYANARFPTKYGDFRIIAFDNELDFKEHVAVVKEPYGEAPLVRVHSKCLTGDTLASLKCDCGSQLSNALRMIAQEGGILLYMDQEGRGIGLKDKIKAYELQDKGFDTVEANEALGHRADERTYEAAFQMLRALGVSKVRLITNNPAKAKALAEFGIEVVETVPIPPEVTEHNRLYLKVKEEKLGHRLPVEV